In Megalopta genalis isolate 19385.01 unplaced genomic scaffold, iyMegGena1_principal scaffold0727, whole genome shotgun sequence, the following are encoded in one genomic region:
- the LOC143263542 gene encoding uncharacterized protein LOC143263542, with protein sequence MLTIWLMLCYVRMSWAIVGYDCSGNNLNITTVSLNEIGDCDTEQLTTMTEQTYIQLLQLSEFNYVDVIQCKVEIARTIHYCGMHSHISAVQNGINQYLETTTEEECNQMHQFGIFHAGRNTFLYGLKTNTTVTRPFTMAGKLNIDGTCHGADFSDPYGSWENVVVQATATITIRASSVPVRLEANKVILKSGTTCGFQSGTCLDNEDGYTYWKPFPVSTCKFDQYDVLYEGLASKITETLNQQPTPSVFALTTKEITFAFTKTGEMPICGYTLFQTEHPKLFILETNKGNTFTTAKRTRVENFDIFTYINSKFVYIEKHIKTQMTTLYRNLLKQKCDLEKQVLTNALTLATLKPDEFAQTVTKLPGHMALVAGEVIHIIKCIPVDVQVRHAQECYNELPVTHNNRTMFLTPKTRILSNHGTQRDCSHVLPVMYEIDQSWHKLLPRPTETVPPQVLQPLKEPIWRYINPLNLATSGIYTQKDLNNLRDHIMFPAEKAAIINSMARTMTGKNIPSGTLSLMDMINEDTLNQIAENAATKFWNGFLRFGSVSAGLIGIFIIFRIFKTIVDTIIQGYQIHSTYGCGLHLCGAAWSSITHLLLHRASKHKYQVDADNDPEPTSVDCQTQTSRPDTAERRAAIRNLEQISLRNLLSKGEGVTSRD encoded by the exons ATGTTAACTATTTGGTTAATGCTTTGTTATGTGCGAATGAGCTGGGCCATCGTCGGATATGATTGCAGCGGCAATAACCTGAATATCACCACGGTATCTCTCAATGAAATTGGCGATTGCGATACCGAGCAATTAACCACAATGACGGAGCAAACATATATTCAACTGCTACAACTGTCAGAGTTCAACTACGTAGACGTCATACAATGTAAAGTGGAAATAGCAAGAACCATACACTACTGCGGCATGCACTCACATATCTCGGCAGTGCAAAATGGCATCAACCAATACTTGGAAACAACAACCGAAGAAGAGTGCAACCAAATGCACCAATTTGGAATATTTCACGCAGGAAGAAATACTTTCCTATATGGGTTAAAAACTAATACCACGGTAACTCGACCCTTCACGATGGCTGGTAAACTAAATATTGATGGAACCTGTCATGGAGCCGATTTCTCGGACCCATACGGGTCATGGGAGAATGTAGTAGTGCAAGCTACTGCCACAATAACTATACGAGCATCCTCCGTTCCAGTTCGTCTAGAGGCAAACAAAGTCATTTTAAAATCAGGAACAACCTGTGGTTTTCAAAGTGGCACATGCCTTGACAACGAAGACGGTTACACCTATTGGAAACCATTCCCAGTTTCAACCTGCAAATTTGACCAATACGATGTACTGTATGAAGGACTGGCCTCAAAAATTACAGAAACCTTAAATCAACAACCAACCCCATCTGTATTTGCACTCACAACCAAAGAAATCACGTTCGCATTTACCAAAACGGGCGAAATGCCGATTTGTGGATACACGCTGTTCCAAACCGAACATCCCAAACTCTTTATTCTTGAAACAAATAAGGGAAACACGTTCACAACGGCAAAGAGGACACGTGTAGAAAATTTCGACATTTTTACGTATATCAACTCTAAATTCGTGTACATTGAAAAACACATAAAAACACAGATGACCACCCTTTATCGGAATTTGCTAAAACAAAAATGCGATCTAGAGAAACAAGTTCTGACAAACGCATTAACCTTGGCTACGCTAAAACCAGATGAATTTGCCCAAACAGTAACCAAGTTGCCCGGACATATGGCACTGGTTGCTGGAGAAGTGATTCACATTATAAAATGTATTCCGGTGGACGTACAAGTAAGACACGCTCAAGAATGCTATAACGAGTTACCAGTTACTCAc AATAACCGCACGATGTTCTTAACGCCCAAAACACGAATACTCTCTAACCATGGCACGCAGAGAGACTGCAGCCATGTGTTGCCTGTTATGTACGAAATTGATCAGTCTTGGCATAAATTGTTACCTAGGCCGACAGAGACGGTTCCTCCACAAGTCCTACAACCACTAAAAGAACCAATTTGGCGTTATATCAACCCACTAAACCTAGCCACTAGCGGCATATACACTCAAAAGGACTTGAATAACTTGAGGGATCATATCATGTTCCCGGCGGAAAAAGCAGCAATAATAAATTCAATGGCACGGACAATGACGGGAAAAAACATTCCGAGCGGAACCTTGTCTCTTATGGATATGATAAATGAGGACACATTAAATCAAATAGCCGAAAATGCAGCAACCAAATTTTGGAACGGATTCCTACGCTTCGGATCCGTTAGCGCTGGACTGATtggtatttttattatattcagaATATTTAAAACAATAGTGGATACGATAATACAAGGCTATCAGATACATTCCACGTATGGTTGCGGTCTTCATCTATGCGGAGCAGCATGGAGTTCAATCACACACCTCCTTCTTCACCGTGCCAGCAAACATAAATATCAAGTCGATGCGGACAATGATCCAGAACCCACCAGCGTAGATTGCCAGACACAAACAAGCAGACCCGATACCGCCGAACGCCGAGCAGCCATACGAAACCTGGAACAAATTTCTCTTAGAAATTTGCTATCTAAGGGGGAAGGTGTCACGTCCCGCGACTGA